A genomic window from Luteolibacter sp. LG18 includes:
- a CDS encoding alpha-L-fucosidase gives MIVDAKSEPVAKGKFEATWSSLAQYQVPDWFRDAKFGIWAHWGAQCQPEAGDWYARGMYQEGSGQYKSHLEHYGPPSKSGFKDVIREWKADKWDPARLVALYKRTGAQYFFAMANHHDNFDNWDSKYQPWNSVKLGPRKDLIGGWAKAAHDQGLPFGVSIHAAHAWTWYEVAQRADKNGPLAGTPYDGKLTKADGKGQWWDGLDPQDLYAQNHALSQGSDNDGRIHSQWNWGNGASLPDQAYCDKFYNRTADLINRYKPDLLYFDDTALPLWPASDAGLKIAAHFYNSNSKWHNGQQRGVIFGKILSDEQQKCLVWDIERGVPGTALPQAWQTDTCIGGWHYDRGLYNRGGYKGAKTVVHMLADIVSKNGNLLLNVPVRGDGSIDEKEEKVLADIGSWMDVNKEAIFGTRPWTTFGEGPASDGAPISAQGFNEGKGKPFTADDFRFTAKGKVLYAIELGWPGEKEVVLKSLAGKKVTAVTLLGSKAKVEWAQDAEGLKLKLPEKPLSDYAPVLKIEGVLGN, from the coding sequence GTGATCGTGGACGCGAAGTCCGAGCCCGTGGCGAAAGGCAAATTCGAAGCCACTTGGAGTTCGCTCGCCCAATATCAGGTGCCCGATTGGTTCCGGGACGCCAAGTTCGGTATCTGGGCCCACTGGGGCGCGCAGTGCCAGCCGGAGGCCGGGGACTGGTATGCGCGCGGCATGTATCAGGAAGGCAGTGGCCAGTACAAGTCGCACCTCGAGCACTACGGCCCGCCGTCGAAGTCCGGCTTCAAGGACGTAATCCGCGAGTGGAAGGCGGACAAGTGGGACCCGGCCCGCCTGGTGGCCCTCTACAAGCGGACCGGCGCCCAGTACTTCTTCGCGATGGCGAACCATCACGACAACTTCGACAACTGGGACAGCAAGTACCAGCCGTGGAATTCGGTGAAACTCGGACCGCGGAAGGACCTCATCGGCGGGTGGGCAAAGGCCGCGCACGACCAGGGGCTGCCCTTCGGTGTCAGCATTCATGCCGCCCACGCTTGGACTTGGTATGAGGTCGCCCAGCGCGCCGACAAGAACGGCCCACTCGCCGGCACGCCCTACGATGGAAAGCTGACGAAGGCCGATGGAAAGGGCCAGTGGTGGGACGGGCTCGATCCGCAGGATCTCTACGCCCAGAACCACGCCCTCAGCCAGGGCAGTGACAACGACGGCCGCATCCACTCGCAGTGGAACTGGGGCAATGGCGCGAGCCTCCCGGACCAAGCGTATTGCGACAAGTTTTACAACCGCACCGCCGACCTCATCAACCGCTACAAGCCGGACCTCCTTTACTTCGATGACACCGCGCTGCCGCTGTGGCCCGCCAGCGATGCCGGGCTGAAAATCGCCGCCCATTTCTACAACAGCAATTCGAAGTGGCACAACGGCCAGCAGCGCGGCGTGATCTTCGGGAAGATCCTCAGCGACGAGCAGCAGAAATGCCTGGTCTGGGACATCGAACGCGGTGTGCCCGGCACCGCGCTGCCGCAGGCATGGCAGACGGATACCTGTATTGGTGGCTGGCACTACGACCGCGGCCTCTACAACCGCGGTGGCTACAAGGGCGCGAAAACCGTGGTCCACATGCTCGCGGACATCGTCAGCAAGAATGGCAACCTCCTGCTCAACGTGCCGGTGCGCGGCGATGGCTCCATCGATGAGAAGGAGGAAAAGGTGCTCGCGGACATCGGCTCGTGGATGGACGTGAACAAAGAGGCGATCTTCGGCACGCGCCCGTGGACGACCTTCGGGGAGGGCCCCGCCAGCGATGGCGCGCCGATCAGCGCCCAGGGCTTCAACGAGGGCAAGGGCAAGCCGTTCACCGCCGATGACTTCCGTTTCACCGCCAAGGGCAAGGTCCTCTATGCGATCGAACTCGGTTGGCCGGGCGAAAAGGAAGTGGTGCTGAAGTCGCTCGCCGGGAAGAAGGTCACGGCGGTCACGCTGCTCGGTTCGAAGGCCAAGGTCGAGTGGGCACAGGATGCCGAGGGGCTGAAGTTGAAGCTCCCCGAGAAGCCGTTGAGCGACTACGCGCCGGTGCTGAAGATCGAAGGCGTGCTCGGGAATTAG
- a CDS encoding substrate-binding domain-containing protein, which yields MKPPLAPLPPGGTDVKWEGISWSKFSVVRSGFREESPPFHYVTSAQATNTMLAFDRMKERGYNRIGFAGYWDKARMFGAGFLWSQHDPSSQARVPPFFFSKGVPELNQQRLFEQWLETARPDAIFTDSSAVPDMVRKAGRQVPEDIGVAASNVRDMDIDSGIDQNPEEIGRITTLALISLIHDGDFGIPEFTREILVRGKWVDGKSLPRR from the coding sequence TTGAAACCACCTCTAGCGCCATTGCCTCCCGGCGGGACCGATGTGAAGTGGGAGGGTATCTCCTGGAGCAAGTTCTCGGTCGTGCGTAGTGGATTTCGCGAGGAATCTCCTCCTTTCCACTATGTCACCAGCGCTCAAGCCACCAATACGATGTTGGCCTTCGATCGGATGAAGGAGCGCGGCTACAACCGCATCGGCTTCGCTGGATATTGGGACAAAGCGCGGATGTTCGGAGCGGGATTTCTCTGGTCTCAACATGATCCTTCCTCTCAGGCCCGCGTGCCTCCCTTCTTTTTTTCCAAGGGAGTTCCGGAACTGAATCAACAGAGGCTTTTTGAGCAATGGCTGGAGACCGCGAGGCCTGACGCCATCTTCACCGATAGTTCGGCAGTGCCCGATATGGTGAGGAAGGCGGGACGCCAGGTTCCGGAGGATATAGGCGTCGCTGCATCGAATGTGCGCGACATGGATATTGATTCCGGGATCGATCAGAACCCCGAGGAGATCGGCCGGATCACCACCTTGGCTCTCATCTCCCTCATTCACGATGGGGACTTCGGTATTCCGGAGTTTACCCGCGAGATACTGGTGAGAGGCAAATGGGTGGACGGGAAAAGTCTGCCGCGACGGTGA
- a CDS encoding IS5 family transposase, which produces MLHGRQFRSGQKRGLCVGKTKKGKGTKWMVVADGQGLPLGSTLASASPAEVTLVLPTLADCKEKTGRFPRRLIVDRAYDADHLRRFMRHLDGELICPHRRNRKRASMQDGRALRRYRHRWKIERLFAWIGNWRRLIVRHERRIELYSGFFKLACIMILVRHF; this is translated from the coding sequence ATGCTTCATGGACGGCAGTTTCGCTCCGGCCAAAAAAGGGGGCTCTGCGTCGGAAAAACCAAGAAGGGAAAGGGAACGAAGTGGATGGTGGTGGCGGACGGCCAGGGTCTTCCTCTGGGAAGCACCCTTGCCTCGGCATCGCCCGCAGAGGTGACCTTGGTGTTGCCAACATTGGCGGATTGCAAGGAGAAGACCGGTCGTTTTCCGAGGCGATTGATCGTTGATCGAGCCTATGATGCCGACCATCTCCGTCGCTTCATGCGCCACCTCGATGGAGAGTTGATCTGCCCGCACCGCCGCAACCGCAAGCGAGCCTCGATGCAGGATGGGAGGGCGTTGCGCCGTTATCGGCATCGATGGAAAATCGAACGGCTTTTTGCCTGGATAGGAAATTGGCGGCGACTGATCGTACGCCACGAACGGCGCATCGAGCTATATAGCGGATTCTTCAAGCTCGCCTGCATCATGATCCTCGTTAGACACTTTTGA
- a CDS encoding LacI family DNA-binding transcriptional regulator: MNDIALEVGVTRAAVSLALRNHSSISKARREQIHAAAERLGYRPNAMAAALAHHRQNSRVHPVRAAIAFINAYPSPKTLHAQRSFEDCWLGAAKAAEKYGYHLEEFPVNGKQSLKSLERIFVARNIRGIILEVVSKVSNEDHDAGELEESAI; the protein is encoded by the coding sequence ATGAATGACATTGCCCTGGAAGTGGGAGTCACCCGGGCGGCGGTGTCGCTCGCATTGAGAAACCACTCATCCATCTCCAAAGCTCGCCGCGAACAGATCCACGCCGCAGCGGAGCGTTTGGGCTACCGCCCCAATGCCATGGCGGCCGCCTTGGCCCACCACCGGCAAAACTCGCGCGTTCATCCCGTGCGAGCGGCGATTGCCTTCATCAACGCCTATCCCAGCCCCAAAACGCTGCATGCCCAACGTTCTTTCGAGGATTGTTGGCTCGGTGCAGCCAAGGCCGCGGAGAAGTATGGCTACCATCTGGAGGAATTCCCCGTGAATGGTAAGCAGTCGCTCAAAAGCTTGGAGCGGATATTTGTCGCTCGGAACATTCGCGGGATCATTCTAGAGGTGGTTTCAAAAGTGTCTAACGAGGATCATGATGCAGGCGAGCTTGAAGAATCCGCTATATAG
- a CDS encoding PEP-CTERM sorting domain-containing protein has protein sequence MKFISPPVSPAARVLFAAMALSASAHAVTTLENYFNFTSYGTVTAGNTVAAVGNTGSSATVKATGTTLTSSGLAITAGSLGASTGVTMASTTLIGFTGDFTLQMWYTTPGTVAGNTALFGGTSSATVDGSMVGDQGFFAAYSNTNPRFVRPIVGNNTQFGVAGAPPAGTGGTGSTLYDYVITYSSLTSTFTAYLNGTQVGNSFSVPFFGGLDDLTNGFAIGGVQNPAFNDNAAGVNITSFMMYSGTLTAGEVSSIHAFGSTPTLNQLGSVVAVPEPSALALLGLGLLGGLRRRR, from the coding sequence ATGAAATTTATCTCACCACCCGTCAGCCCTGCTGCCCGCGTGCTTTTCGCCGCCATGGCGCTGAGCGCCTCGGCTCATGCCGTGACCACCTTGGAGAACTACTTCAACTTCACCAGTTACGGCACGGTGACGGCTGGAAACACTGTCGCCGCCGTCGGCAACACGGGTTCGAGCGCCACGGTCAAAGCGACCGGAACCACGTTGACCAGCTCGGGGCTGGCGATTACGGCTGGAAGCCTTGGGGCTTCCACTGGTGTGACCATGGCCAGCACAACCCTTATCGGCTTCACTGGAGATTTCACTCTCCAGATGTGGTATACGACTCCTGGTACAGTCGCCGGAAACACCGCTCTCTTCGGCGGAACCAGCTCTGCGACAGTGGATGGCAGCATGGTCGGAGATCAGGGTTTTTTCGCGGCCTACTCCAACACCAATCCCCGGTTCGTCCGGCCGATTGTGGGCAACAACACCCAATTCGGCGTCGCGGGCGCGCCCCCAGCCGGCACTGGAGGAACGGGCAGCACGCTTTATGACTACGTCATCACCTACTCGAGCCTGACGTCGACTTTCACAGCCTATTTGAATGGCACCCAGGTCGGAAACAGTTTCAGCGTGCCTTTCTTCGGCGGTTTGGACGATCTCACAAACGGCTTCGCGATTGGCGGTGTCCAGAATCCCGCATTCAATGACAACGCGGCCGGTGTCAACATCACTTCGTTCATGATGTACAGTGGCACTCTCACCGCCGGTGAAGTGAGCTCCATCCATGCTTTCGGATCGACTCCGACGTTGAATCAACTGGGCTCAGTAGTGGCCGTTCCGGAACCATCCGCGCTGGCGTTGCTTGGATTGGGACTGTTGGGGGGGCTGCGCCGCCGCCGCTGA
- a CDS encoding ATP-binding protein, which produces MLVIVCCRATAGGLHPEFQVGDWIWTDAMKSRQECRFVRFIDVPAGHQVKSALLRITADNFYRVYLDGHFIGQGSDWRALTEYDITRLLSEGRHVLAVSVVNDFDFAGLVAGLRIALDNGERIEIATDPAWQIVPDDASSWPLPEPGVPWKMARVVRRFETWWLRPRVYEAPVSLPEPQSFWQKRWFQASLIVVSSAAVLGGLFLAAQLFLKMQAERVVRRERARIATDLHDNLGGGLTQLVLLGEAVRRDLGETAGASGDKLKRLCEQARLMGRNMKETVWLINSQRDTVAELASYLVHYGETFFRDSPIRCRFSIDDDLPDGICGLGVRRNLLLGVKEAFNNVLRHSRADEVELFIERRRGALRVAVSDNGVGFDLESGQRGEGLRNLELRAREAGGDLTLLTTPGEGTLVEFLIPLSPQPRLGG; this is translated from the coding sequence ATGCTCGTGATCGTCTGTTGCCGCGCAACAGCAGGCGGCTTGCATCCGGAATTCCAGGTCGGGGACTGGATCTGGACCGATGCGATGAAGAGCCGCCAGGAGTGCCGCTTTGTGCGCTTCATCGACGTTCCAGCCGGACATCAGGTCAAGTCGGCCCTATTGCGCATCACAGCCGATAATTTCTACCGCGTTTATCTGGACGGCCATTTCATTGGTCAAGGAAGCGATTGGCGGGCCCTCACTGAATACGACATTACCCGACTTCTCTCCGAGGGCCGCCACGTATTGGCCGTGAGCGTCGTAAACGATTTCGACTTCGCAGGTCTCGTCGCCGGCCTGCGGATCGCTCTGGACAATGGCGAAAGGATCGAGATCGCAACGGACCCGGCCTGGCAGATCGTTCCTGACGACGCATCGTCCTGGCCGCTCCCGGAGCCCGGTGTCCCCTGGAAAATGGCTCGCGTCGTGCGTCGCTTCGAAACCTGGTGGTTACGTCCCCGGGTTTATGAAGCCCCTGTTTCCTTGCCGGAGCCTCAATCGTTTTGGCAGAAACGTTGGTTCCAAGCCTCGCTGATCGTGGTGAGTTCGGCCGCAGTACTGGGGGGGCTGTTTCTTGCTGCGCAGCTCTTCCTGAAAATGCAAGCGGAGCGGGTGGTTCGGCGCGAGCGAGCTCGTATCGCCACCGACCTGCACGACAACCTCGGCGGAGGCCTGACCCAACTCGTCCTGCTGGGCGAAGCGGTTCGTCGTGACTTGGGAGAAACAGCAGGTGCCTCGGGCGACAAGCTGAAGCGGTTGTGCGAGCAGGCGCGCTTGATGGGCCGAAACATGAAGGAAACCGTCTGGTTGATCAATTCCCAGCGGGATACTGTGGCCGAACTGGCTTCTTACCTTGTGCACTACGGGGAGACGTTTTTTCGCGATAGCCCGATACGGTGTCGCTTCTCCATCGATGACGACCTGCCTGACGGCATCTGCGGGCTCGGAGTGCGTCGTAATCTGCTTCTTGGAGTCAAGGAGGCATTCAACAACGTCCTCCGCCACTCTCGAGCGGACGAGGTGGAGCTGTTCATTGAGCGCCGACGCGGCGCGCTGCGGGTCGCCGTCTCGGACAACGGAGTCGGCTTCGATCTCGAGTCGGGCCAACGAGGAGAAGGGCTGCGCAATCTCGAACTCCGGGCACGTGAGGCGGGCGGAGATCTCACGTTGCTGACCACTCCCGGAGAAGGAACCTTGGTAGAATTCCTCATTCCACTCTCCCCCCAACCTCGATTGGGCGGATGA
- a CDS encoding response regulator transcription factor yields the protein MALVEDVEGIRLELISLIESFEGFVCVGACTSGEEALRALPPLAPDVVLMDIYLPRMSGIECTSRLKESLPSCQVVMLTSSDEEELIFRALEAGADGYLLKDRAPEDLRQGLLDVGRGGVPMTSGIARRVVQFFRQRTKGSDELRRLSQRESEVLGLIARGLTTKEIADRLSLTTETIRTYVKNIYEKMHVHSRAEAVAKYFESTGSPRLPRTE from the coding sequence GTGGCGCTGGTCGAGGATGTGGAGGGAATTCGCCTCGAACTGATCAGCCTGATCGAATCGTTCGAGGGCTTTGTTTGCGTCGGAGCATGCACCAGCGGCGAAGAAGCCCTGAGGGCGCTTCCCCCGCTGGCTCCTGACGTGGTACTCATGGACATTTATCTGCCGCGCATGTCCGGGATCGAATGCACGTCCCGCCTCAAGGAAAGCCTCCCCTCCTGCCAGGTTGTCATGCTCACCTCTTCCGACGAAGAGGAGCTCATATTCCGTGCCCTTGAGGCAGGGGCCGATGGCTATTTGTTGAAAGACCGCGCCCCGGAGGATCTCCGTCAAGGCCTGCTCGACGTTGGAAGAGGGGGGGTGCCCATGACGAGTGGAATTGCACGCCGCGTGGTGCAATTTTTCAGACAACGGACAAAAGGCTCGGACGAACTCCGGCGGTTGAGCCAACGCGAATCCGAGGTCTTGGGACTGATCGCACGAGGTCTGACGACAAAGGAAATCGCAGACCGGCTCTCGCTCACCACCGAGACCATCCGCACCTACGTGAAAAACATCTACGAAAAGATGCATGTTCACTCACGGGCCGAAGCGGTGGCCAAATACTTCGAAAGCACGGGTTCCCCGCGGCTTCCTCGCACGGAGTGA